A part of Nesterenkonia lutea genomic DNA contains:
- a CDS encoding SagB/ThcOx family dehydrogenase, which yields MSQNKQLALPGATVTPLTELLEKRRSTRTFAEAGIQMTELAHLLRAAVGLRTDRGSVVPSAHSLSLLSVGIVAGGVENLRPGSYVYLPGTDALVCETVGDHRNEVASATLVDQNWSARASVFLLITAQVETLNDHFAEQPPLGRRGERYALLEAGHISQNTYLAAAELGLGAVLIAGFRDEELSLLSATLFPSLPPDSQVLGIIALGRAVKNPGS from the coding sequence ATGTCCCAGAACAAGCAACTGGCACTGCCCGGAGCAACAGTGACGCCGTTGACCGAGCTTCTCGAGAAGCGGCGGAGCACTCGTACTTTCGCTGAAGCGGGCATCCAGATGACCGAACTGGCTCACCTGCTGCGAGCCGCCGTCGGACTCCGGACAGATAGAGGCTCCGTAGTGCCCTCGGCTCACAGTTTGAGTCTCCTCTCAGTCGGAATTGTCGCGGGTGGTGTCGAGAACCTAAGACCGGGGAGCTACGTCTATCTACCGGGTACTGATGCGCTCGTATGCGAAACGGTGGGGGATCATCGCAACGAAGTCGCCTCTGCGACATTGGTAGATCAGAACTGGAGCGCGAGAGCCTCGGTGTTCCTGCTCATTACTGCTCAGGTCGAGACACTCAATGATCATTTTGCTGAGCAACCACCACTGGGACGACGCGGTGAGAGATATGCGTTGCTGGAAGCCGGTCACATCAGTCAGAACACCTACCTCGCCGCAGCTGAACTGGGCCTTGGGGCCGTGCTGATCGCCGGATTTCGTGATGAGGAACTCTCATTACTCTCGGCGACGCTCTTTCCCTCTCTGCCGCCAGACAGCCAGGTCCTGGGGATTATTGCTCTCGGTCGAGCAGTGAAAAACCCCGGTTCCTGA
- a CDS encoding SDR family oxidoreductase → MSNESTSASFPDPREFQGTQLAFDDPTTRHQKISPPKQDQPEPGLETDADPIPDIGLESYRGLGRLQGRKALVTGGDSGIGAAVAIAFAREGADVAISYLPAEGKDAERVISAIEDAGRTAVALPGDLMDKAYRESVVDSAAEKLGGLDILVNNAGKQIVNDSLEELTDEQVDEAFQINIKSMYTLSRAALKHMGPGSTIVNSTSVQAYQPNPMLLDYAATKAAINNFTKGLAQQLAPRGIRVNAVAPGPIWTVIQPSDGQPKEKLPEFGHNSPLGRPGQPVEMAPAFVFLASPESSYVTGDTLNANGGTPTP, encoded by the coding sequence ATGAGCAATGAATCGACTTCCGCTTCGTTCCCCGATCCCCGCGAATTCCAGGGCACCCAGCTGGCCTTTGATGATCCGACCACGCGCCACCAGAAGATCTCCCCGCCGAAGCAGGATCAGCCCGAGCCGGGTCTTGAGACCGACGCCGACCCGATCCCGGACATCGGACTTGAGTCCTACCGGGGCCTGGGCCGTCTGCAGGGGCGCAAGGCCCTGGTGACCGGCGGGGATTCGGGCATCGGTGCCGCTGTGGCCATCGCCTTCGCCCGTGAGGGTGCGGACGTGGCCATCTCCTACCTCCCAGCCGAGGGCAAGGACGCCGAGCGCGTGATCAGCGCCATCGAGGACGCCGGGCGCACCGCCGTCGCCCTTCCCGGAGACCTGATGGACAAGGCCTACCGCGAGAGCGTGGTCGATTCCGCAGCCGAGAAGCTGGGCGGGCTCGACATCCTGGTCAACAACGCCGGCAAGCAGATCGTCAACGACTCCCTCGAAGAGCTCACCGACGAGCAGGTCGATGAGGCCTTCCAGATCAACATCAAGTCCATGTACACGCTGTCCCGGGCGGCGCTGAAGCACATGGGCCCGGGCTCGACCATCGTGAACTCCACCTCGGTCCAGGCCTACCAGCCCAACCCGATGCTGCTGGACTACGCGGCGACCAAGGCTGCGATCAACAACTTCACCAAGGGCCTGGCCCAGCAGCTCGCCCCCCGCGGCATCCGGGTCAACGCCGTGGCGCCGGGACCGATCTGGACGGTCATCCAGCCCAGCGACGGTCAGCCGAAGGAGAAGCTGCCGGAGTTCGGCCACAACTCGCCGCTGGGACGTCCGGGGCAGCCCGTGGAGATGGCACCCGCCTTCGTGTTCCTGGCCTCGCCCGAGTCCAGCTATGTCACCGGCGACACCCTCAACGCCAACGGGGGCACCCCCACCCCGTAG
- a CDS encoding DUF429 domain-containing protein, with the protein MSQDTTRTAGIDLAAESRRTALAVIEWSPDSACLQQLSLHADDPIITEATAEVAKIGVDCAFGWPDEFVAFVTDHANLAHPRAVDGGIDWRRTLAFRATDRHVHQLTGRWPLSVSTDRLGLTAMRCAGLLGRLAASGRVIDRSGRGGAVVEVYPGATLRMWRWESKGYRTDPQVRRSLLRQMRREAPWLDLGTHAQLMEESSDAFDAVIAALAARAAAVGRYHLPLSEHQERAEREGWIALPTCTLGDLL; encoded by the coding sequence ATGAGTCAGGACACTACGCGCACCGCCGGGATTGATCTTGCTGCCGAGAGCAGGCGGACGGCCCTGGCCGTCATCGAGTGGAGCCCGGACTCTGCCTGCCTTCAACAGCTGAGTCTCCACGCCGATGATCCGATCATCACCGAGGCCACCGCCGAGGTCGCCAAGATCGGCGTGGACTGCGCGTTCGGATGGCCCGATGAGTTCGTCGCGTTCGTGACCGATCACGCCAACCTCGCCCATCCGCGGGCCGTCGACGGCGGGATCGACTGGCGACGCACGCTCGCCTTCCGGGCGACCGACCGGCATGTTCACCAGCTGACCGGTCGATGGCCGCTCAGCGTGTCCACCGACCGATTGGGCCTGACAGCGATGCGCTGCGCCGGTCTGCTCGGCAGGCTCGCCGCCAGTGGCCGAGTCATCGACCGCTCAGGACGCGGGGGCGCCGTGGTGGAGGTCTACCCCGGTGCCACACTGCGGATGTGGCGCTGGGAGAGCAAGGGATATCGAACAGACCCTCAGGTGCGCCGCTCGCTTCTCCGGCAGATGCGGCGGGAGGCCCCCTGGTTGGATCTCGGCACGCATGCGCAGCTCATGGAGGAGTCCTCCGACGCCTTTGACGCAGTCATCGCGGCCCTTGCCGCCCGCGCCGCCGCAGTGGGCCGATACCACCTGCCGCTCTCTGAGCATCAGGAGCGCGCGGAACGGGAGGGCTGGATCGCGTTGCCGACCTGTACGCTCGGCGACCTGCTCTGA
- a CDS encoding WxL protein peptidoglycan domain-containing protein yields MSHHLRSSLTPLLLTAGLILVPASSATAAAAETAEPVNLSLQPVDHPGSYFALTMEPGESQTLTFAQANHGESDLDASIYPADAYSLVNGGFGAKEDGADTTGTTTWLDSAAQEVTLPAGDTQESTLTLTVPPETEPGQYITSLVLQNAEPVAGSGDVALNQTVRQAMPITIEVPGELTPAFEFGEAGHQHAAGRSVVDLELTNTGNEHLEPAGDFTIRDDSGEIVSEAEVTMGDVIAGTQTTAEMPLEGALQVGDYTLSGSMTDEPSGVSAAAVDLPFSVEKAEESIAVDSQQDALPGIDQDALPGNLVYILGGAVLVLLGLVVYLILRTRKAGASR; encoded by the coding sequence GTGTCACACCACCTCCGCTCGAGTCTGACCCCGCTGCTGCTGACGGCCGGACTGATCCTGGTCCCCGCCTCCTCAGCCACCGCCGCTGCAGCGGAGACTGCTGAGCCGGTCAACCTCAGTCTCCAACCCGTAGACCACCCCGGCTCGTACTTCGCCCTCACCATGGAGCCTGGCGAGAGCCAGACCCTCACCTTCGCTCAGGCCAACCACGGGGAATCCGACCTGGACGCGAGCATCTACCCCGCCGATGCATACAGCCTCGTCAACGGGGGCTTCGGCGCAAAGGAGGACGGCGCGGACACCACTGGGACCACCACCTGGCTCGACTCCGCGGCACAGGAGGTGACACTCCCCGCGGGCGACACACAGGAGAGCACGCTGACCCTGACCGTCCCGCCGGAGACGGAACCGGGCCAGTACATCACCAGCCTGGTCCTGCAGAACGCCGAGCCCGTGGCGGGTTCCGGGGACGTCGCCCTGAACCAGACCGTGCGGCAGGCGATGCCCATCACCATTGAGGTCCCGGGAGAACTCACTCCCGCCTTCGAGTTCGGCGAAGCCGGCCACCAGCACGCCGCGGGCCGTTCAGTGGTCGACCTGGAGCTCACGAACACAGGCAACGAGCACCTGGAACCGGCGGGGGACTTCACGATCCGAGACGACAGCGGGGAGATCGTCTCCGAGGCCGAGGTCACCATGGGTGATGTCATCGCCGGCACCCAGACCACTGCGGAGATGCCCCTGGAAGGTGCCCTCCAGGTCGGTGACTACACGCTCAGCGGCTCCATGACCGACGAGCCGAGCGGCGTCAGCGCCGCTGCTGTGGATCTGCCCTTCTCCGTGGAGAAAGCTGAGGAGAGCATCGCCGTCGATTCGCAGCAGGACGCACTGCCCGGCATCGACCAGGACGCGCTCCCTGGAAACTTGGTCTACATCCTCGGCGGCGCGGTGCTCGTCCTGCTCGGCCTCGTCGTCTACCTGATCCTGCGTACCCGGAAAGCGGGCGCTTCCCGCTGA